A window of the Tunturibacter empetritectus genome harbors these coding sequences:
- a CDS encoding DNRLRE domain-containing protein encodes MGQVRRILLHGLGVAGLWAAALPASAVEATLVADAHVNSARPAVNSGTISNLNVGGGYTALLQFDLSMLPAGTTASQVSRATLRLYCNRMDTTGSVSVQPVNGSWGEYSVTYATLPLLGSAVKTVPVGQAGVYVVVDVTGLVQGWVSAPTTNNGVALTAGTAVVQFDSKENDLTGHAAVLDVALAWGGATGATGATGPAGPAGPTGATGATGQAGPVGSPGLSFQGAYAAGSTYALDDVVTYSGSSFISLTGGNKGNTPGLTAQWAVLAQAGTGSGGGGTAGLAYVGTYAATTSYVLNAVVTYQGSSYVSLIAANRGNTPGMSPGQWGVLALGAVGIQGPAGPAGAPGLEGLTGPTGPAGAAGPTGATGGAGAPGLPGLVYQGAYVSTTNYALGDVVLWQGASYASLLNGNHGNAPSASPGQWGVLTAQGPAGPTGAQGSQGIAGAQGLPGSVGPNGPSGPQGLQGIVGQAGAQGLTGVTGAQGLSGPMGPQGPAGPVGMAFRGTYSSAVNYGLGDGVLFGGSAYVSLVAGNIGSTPSLSPAQWSVFATGATGATGAQGPAGPQGLQGPAGFAGAAGTQGATGATGPQGPPVANYTGNYASSTNYALHDAVSFNGSTYVSLVAGNVGNTPSLSPSQWAVLAAEGVAGPAGVAGPAGSTGPAGAQGQTGVQGPPGVAGPAGPAGAVGVTFRGPWSSAVSYHANDVVSYGGSTYLATTGSVGSEPDISPAVWAVLAQNGSAGATGPAGAAASVSVGTVTTGAAGTQASVTNVGSGSAAVLNFTIPQGAAGANGTGGGGGAGTSGIPFASVYHSVSFNLLFHSVNSAVDASTETDAVLTWVPAGCTATQLSVFSRETINTVNVILRQGTPGSMANTSLVCTVAPGASCIQEGNVTVAAGNFVDFTVTGASGTATGMWMALACN; translated from the coding sequence ATGGGTCAGGTACGACGGATTCTGCTACACGGGCTAGGGGTTGCGGGGTTGTGGGCGGCGGCTCTGCCGGCGTCTGCGGTGGAGGCGACGCTGGTGGCGGACGCCCATGTGAACAGTGCGCGGCCAGCGGTGAATAGCGGGACAATCTCGAATCTGAATGTGGGCGGCGGATATACGGCGCTGCTGCAGTTTGATCTTTCGATGCTGCCGGCGGGGACTACAGCTTCTCAGGTGTCGCGGGCGACGCTGCGGCTTTATTGCAATCGGATGGATACGACGGGTTCGGTGAGCGTGCAGCCGGTGAACGGGAGCTGGGGGGAGTACAGCGTGACGTATGCGACGCTGCCGTTGCTGGGGAGTGCGGTGAAGACGGTGCCGGTGGGGCAGGCCGGGGTTTATGTGGTGGTGGATGTGACGGGGCTGGTGCAGGGATGGGTGAGTGCTCCGACGACCAATAATGGGGTGGCTCTGACGGCGGGGACGGCGGTGGTGCAGTTCGACAGCAAAGAGAACGACCTGACGGGGCATGCCGCGGTGCTCGATGTAGCGCTGGCCTGGGGTGGAGCGACGGGGGCGACCGGGGCAACGGGGCCGGCCGGGCCTGCGGGACCGACGGGAGCTACGGGAGCTACTGGACAGGCTGGGCCAGTTGGTTCGCCGGGGCTGAGCTTTCAGGGGGCGTATGCTGCGGGTTCGACCTATGCGCTCGATGATGTGGTGACTTACTCGGGGTCGAGTTTTATTTCGTTGACCGGGGGGAACAAGGGTAATACGCCGGGGCTTACGGCGCAGTGGGCGGTGCTGGCGCAGGCGGGGACTGGTTCCGGTGGTGGGGGAACGGCTGGGCTGGCTTACGTGGGGACCTATGCCGCGACTACGAGTTACGTGCTGAATGCTGTGGTGACCTATCAGGGGTCGAGCTATGTTTCACTGATTGCGGCGAACCGTGGAAATACTCCGGGGATGAGTCCGGGGCAGTGGGGTGTGCTGGCGCTGGGGGCGGTGGGGATTCAGGGGCCAGCGGGTCCTGCGGGGGCGCCGGGGTTGGAGGGGTTGACCGGACCAACTGGACCGGCCGGGGCTGCTGGGCCTACGGGGGCTACGGGAGGGGCGGGTGCTCCGGGGCTGCCGGGGTTGGTTTATCAGGGCGCTTATGTTTCGACGACGAACTATGCGCTGGGAGATGTGGTGCTGTGGCAGGGAGCGAGCTATGCTTCGCTGCTGAATGGGAATCACGGGAATGCGCCGAGTGCGAGTCCAGGGCAATGGGGAGTGTTGACGGCGCAGGGACCGGCGGGGCCTACGGGAGCGCAGGGTTCGCAGGGGATTGCGGGGGCGCAGGGATTGCCGGGTTCGGTGGGGCCGAATGGACCTTCGGGTCCACAGGGTCTGCAGGGGATTGTGGGGCAGGCTGGGGCGCAGGGTTTGACGGGAGTTACAGGGGCGCAGGGGCTGAGTGGGCCGATGGGTCCGCAGGGGCCTGCGGGGCCGGTGGGGATGGCGTTTCGAGGGACGTACTCGTCTGCGGTGAACTATGGGCTGGGGGATGGGGTGCTGTTTGGCGGGTCAGCTTATGTCTCGCTGGTGGCGGGGAATATTGGAAGTACTCCGAGCTTGAGTCCGGCGCAGTGGTCGGTGTTCGCTACTGGGGCTACGGGAGCTACCGGGGCGCAGGGTCCGGCGGGTCCGCAGGGATTGCAGGGTCCGGCTGGGTTTGCTGGAGCGGCAGGGACTCAGGGGGCTACGGGCGCTACGGGGCCGCAGGGGCCTCCGGTGGCAAACTATACGGGGAATTATGCCTCATCGACGAACTATGCGCTGCATGATGCTGTGAGCTTCAATGGATCGACTTATGTTTCGCTGGTGGCGGGGAATGTTGGGAATACCCCTTCGCTGAGTCCTTCGCAGTGGGCGGTGCTGGCAGCAGAGGGAGTTGCTGGACCGGCGGGTGTCGCAGGGCCAGCGGGTTCGACTGGGCCAGCGGGGGCGCAGGGTCAGACGGGAGTGCAGGGTCCACCGGGAGTGGCCGGTCCTGCTGGGCCGGCGGGGGCGGTAGGCGTGACGTTTCGCGGGCCGTGGAGTTCTGCGGTTTCTTATCACGCGAATGATGTGGTCAGTTATGGGGGTTCGACTTATCTGGCGACGACCGGGTCGGTTGGTTCGGAGCCAGATATTTCGCCGGCGGTGTGGGCTGTGCTGGCGCAGAATGGAAGCGCGGGAGCCACAGGACCGGCTGGGGCTGCGGCTTCTGTGAGCGTGGGGACGGTGACGACGGGTGCTGCGGGGACGCAGGCGAGCGTGACCAATGTCGGGAGTGGAAGTGCTGCGGTGTTGAACTTCACGATTCCGCAGGGCGCGGCGGGGGCGAATGGGACGGGCGGGGGGGGCGGGGCGGGGACGAGTGGGATACCGTTTGCTTCGGTGTATCACTCGGTGTCGTTCAATCTGCTGTTTCATTCGGTGAATAGTGCCGTGGACGCTTCGACGGAGACCGACGCTGTTTTGACCTGGGTTCCGGCGGGATGTACGGCGACGCAGTTGAGTGTGTTTTCGCGTGAGACGATAAACACGGTGAATGTGATTCTGCGACAGGGGACGCCGGGGAGTATGGCGAATACTTCGCTGGTTTGTACGGTTGCTCCGGGTGCGTCGTGTATTCAGGAGGGCAATGTGACAGTGGCGGCGGGGAACTTTGTGGACTTTACGGTGACGGGTGCGAGTGGGACGGCTACTGGGATGTGGATGGCACTGGCTTGTAACTGA
- a CDS encoding Hpt domain-containing protein yields MKKADQIDNVLASLWKKNLPTLRERLDLLDRTASLAASGTLPEEPRLEAYSIAHKLTGSLGMFGYQQGTDIARQIEHILKAPTPAQLTTLPALAKDLRTSLSEGL; encoded by the coding sequence ATGAAGAAAGCTGATCAGATCGACAACGTCCTCGCCAGTCTCTGGAAGAAAAACCTTCCAACCCTGCGCGAACGTCTCGACCTGCTCGACCGCACTGCCTCCCTCGCAGCCTCCGGCACCCTCCCCGAAGAACCCCGTCTCGAGGCCTACAGCATCGCCCACAAGCTCACCGGCTCTCTCGGCATGTTCGGCTATCAGCAAGGCACCGACATCGCCCGCCAGATCGAGCACATCCTGAAAGCCCCCACCCCCGCCCAGCTCACCACCCTCCCCGCACTGGCAAAAGACCTCCGCACCTCTCTCTCCGAAGGCCTGTAA
- a CDS encoding response regulator: MRRILIIDDEDDIREVAALSLEATAGWQILTASSGAEGIDIASAEQPDAILMDVMMPGVDGPTTFARMQQTPAIAHIPVLLLTAKVQGVDQRRFAGLGLAGILFKPFDPLTLADQISTALGWAN, encoded by the coding sequence ATGCGACGCATTCTCATAATCGACGACGAAGATGACATTCGCGAGGTAGCCGCGCTGTCCCTCGAAGCAACCGCAGGCTGGCAGATCCTCACCGCAAGCTCTGGTGCCGAAGGCATCGACATCGCCTCTGCCGAACAGCCCGACGCCATCCTCATGGACGTCATGATGCCCGGCGTCGACGGCCCCACCACCTTCGCCAGAATGCAACAGACTCCAGCCATCGCCCACATCCCCGTGCTCCTGCTCACCGCCAAGGTCCAAGGTGTAGACCAGCGACGCTTTGCCGGACTAGGCCTTGCCGGAATCCTCTTCAAACCCTTCGATCCCCTCACCCTTGCCGATCAGATCTCCACGGCTCTCGGCTGGGCAAACTAA
- a CDS encoding response regulator: MHIFPLLGYLSLLTTSAVLLVAFLRVQRTNRDLTDQLTQAREQQHQHTLQLTHRSELDTLKDEFISTVSHELRTPLTSIRGALGLLSSGIIGDVDAKALNLLRIAVTNTDRLIRLINDILDLERMESGRAPLQIRRCSLRDLAQQAIDTMTPMADANTVHLALEPSTVAQAAYPEALFFDGDADRILQVLTNLLSNAIKFSPAASTVRIHTEAASDSILLKVVDEGRGIPSDKLDSIFDRFQQIEPSDARQKGGTGLGLAICRSIVQQHSGSIWAQRNLGPGTTLYMMLPRTTRATDVAVPAQLPPRGEGAILVCDDDAGIRTVVAEHLTRQGYTVVEASSGEQALILAAEHHVEAILLDLYMPGLSGWETLQRLRNNPITANIPVVVLSVLSSTLRPQLTGDAQGWVQKPFNENLLFAELGRVLHQGEGPAYVLLVEDDEDLASVLTASFQDAAVHVDHAATRQQAIRQCITRPPDLLILDLTLPDGDGFSLVEWLRQQPTLRTMPLVVYSGREMSEGEMAKLRLGPTEFLTKAKVQPQEVEELVLSMVHRLRTKFADLATAGPAA, encoded by the coding sequence ATGCATATCTTTCCTCTACTTGGCTACCTCTCGCTCCTCACCACCTCCGCAGTCTTGCTCGTCGCTTTCCTGCGCGTCCAACGCACCAACCGCGACCTCACCGACCAACTGACGCAAGCTCGAGAGCAGCAGCACCAGCACACCCTTCAACTCACCCACCGCTCCGAGCTCGACACCCTCAAAGACGAGTTCATCTCCACCGTCTCGCATGAGCTCCGCACCCCACTCACCAGCATCCGCGGCGCCCTCGGCCTGCTCTCCTCCGGCATCATCGGCGACGTAGACGCCAAAGCCCTCAACCTCCTCCGCATCGCCGTCACCAACACCGACCGCCTCATCCGCCTCATCAACGACATCCTCGATCTCGAGCGCATGGAATCCGGCCGCGCTCCCCTGCAAATTCGCCGCTGCTCCCTGCGCGATCTCGCCCAGCAGGCCATCGACACCATGACACCCATGGCCGACGCCAACACCGTTCATCTCGCGCTCGAACCTTCCACCGTAGCCCAGGCCGCCTATCCCGAAGCCCTCTTCTTCGACGGCGACGCCGACCGCATCCTCCAAGTCCTCACCAATCTCCTCTCGAACGCAATCAAGTTCTCACCCGCAGCCTCCACAGTGCGCATCCACACCGAAGCCGCCTCCGACTCCATCCTCCTCAAGGTCGTCGACGAAGGCCGCGGCATCCCCTCCGACAAGCTCGACAGCATCTTCGACCGCTTCCAGCAGATCGAACCCTCCGACGCCCGCCAGAAGGGGGGCACCGGCCTCGGCCTCGCCATCTGCCGCAGCATCGTCCAGCAACACAGCGGCTCCATCTGGGCGCAACGCAACCTCGGCCCCGGCACCACGCTCTACATGATGCTGCCCCGCACCACCCGCGCCACCGACGTCGCCGTCCCCGCTCAGCTCCCCCCACGCGGCGAGGGCGCCATCCTGGTCTGCGACGACGACGCCGGCATCCGCACCGTAGTCGCCGAGCACCTCACCCGCCAGGGCTACACCGTCGTCGAAGCCAGCTCCGGCGAACAGGCCCTTATCCTCGCCGCCGAGCACCACGTCGAAGCCATCCTTCTCGATCTCTACATGCCCGGCCTCAGCGGATGGGAGACCCTACAGCGTCTCCGCAACAACCCCATCACCGCCAACATCCCTGTCGTCGTGCTCAGCGTTCTCTCCTCTACCCTCCGTCCCCAACTCACCGGCGACGCACAGGGCTGGGTCCAGAAACCCTTCAACGAAAATCTCCTCTTCGCCGAGCTAGGCCGCGTTCTGCACCAGGGCGAAGGCCCCGCCTACGTCCTCCTCGTCGAAGACGACGAAGACCTCGCCAGCGTCCTCACCGCCAGCTTCCAGGATGCAGCCGTCCACGTCGATCACGCCGCCACCCGCCAGCAGGCCATCCGCCAGTGCATCACGCGCCCGCCCGACCTCCTCATCCTCGACCTCACCCTCCCCGACGGCGACGGCTTCTCCCTCGTCGAGTGGCTCCGCCAGCAACCCACCCTGCGCACCATGCCGCTGGTCGTCTACTCCGGCCGCGAGATGTCCGAAGGAGAGATGGCCAAGCTCCGCCTCGGTCCCACCGAGTTCCTCACCAAGGCCAAAGTCCAGCCCCAGGAGGTCGAAGAGCTGGTCCTCTCCATGGTCCACCGCCTCCGCACCAAGTTCGCCGACCTCGCCACCGCAGGCCCCGCCGCCTAG
- a CDS encoding 1,9-bis(guanidino)-5-aza-nonane synthase translates to MPTKKELLARPIQHLDLKQHNVVPLVDAMSQMAYSARDTARAANIYDMMLRDSDCGVILCLAGSLISAGLQKIFVDLIRNNMVDAIVSTGANIVDQDFFEALGFNHYVAGDEYKYGAGDAELRELMIDRIYDTFIDEEELRQCDEITHQITNSLEPRPHSSREFIREMGAYLSKNGKTPQAGGRDSIVLAAYEKNVPIFCPAFSDCSAGFGLVAHQHARQGKPMVSIDSAKDFYEITQLKIANPTTGLLMVGGGVPKNFAQDIVVAADILGVEASMHKYAIQITVADARDGALSGSTLKEASSWGKVDLTYEQMVFSEATLALPLITGYAFHKNAQASRKGKKWTTILDQVPVTA, encoded by the coding sequence ATGCCTACAAAAAAAGAACTTCTAGCCCGCCCCATTCAGCATCTCGACCTCAAGCAGCACAACGTCGTTCCCCTGGTCGACGCGATGTCCCAGATGGCCTACTCCGCGCGTGACACCGCCCGCGCCGCCAACATCTACGACATGATGCTCCGCGACAGCGACTGCGGCGTCATCCTCTGCCTCGCCGGCTCCCTCATATCCGCCGGCCTTCAAAAGATATTTGTCGACCTCATCCGCAACAACATGGTCGATGCCATCGTCTCCACTGGCGCCAACATCGTCGATCAGGACTTCTTCGAGGCCCTCGGCTTCAACCACTACGTCGCCGGCGACGAGTACAAGTACGGTGCAGGCGATGCCGAGCTCCGCGAACTCATGATCGACCGCATCTACGACACCTTCATCGACGAAGAAGAGCTTCGCCAGTGCGACGAGATCACCCACCAGATCACCAACTCCCTCGAGCCCAGGCCGCACAGCTCCCGCGAGTTCATCCGCGAGATGGGCGCCTACCTCAGCAAAAACGGCAAGACCCCGCAAGCTGGCGGCCGCGACTCCATCGTCCTCGCCGCCTACGAGAAGAACGTCCCCATCTTCTGTCCCGCCTTCTCCGACTGCTCCGCAGGCTTCGGTCTCGTCGCACATCAGCACGCCCGTCAGGGCAAGCCTATGGTTTCCATCGACTCTGCAAAAGACTTCTACGAGATCACCCAACTGAAGATCGCCAACCCCACCACCGGCCTCCTCATGGTCGGCGGCGGCGTCCCCAAGAACTTCGCCCAGGACATCGTCGTAGCCGCCGACATCCTCGGTGTCGAAGCCTCCATGCACAAGTACGCCATCCAGATCACCGTAGCCGACGCCCGCGACGGCGCCCTCTCCGGCTCCACCCTCAAAGAAGCCTCCAGCTGGGGCAAAGTCGACCTCACCTACGAGCAGATGGTCTTCTCCGAAGCCACACTCGCTCTACCCTTGATTACCGGTTATGCCTTCCACAAGAACGCCCAGGCGTCCCGAAAAGGGAAAAAATGGACCACCATTCTTGACCAGGTTCCCGTAACCGCATAA
- a CDS encoding alpha/beta fold hydrolase has product MTTSRTTCRLVILMLILAGILLLKKPVFGQAITAAPTRFSVVIEGVAPGKGPDVLLIPGLASSRDVYAAEAKLLTATYRLHLIQIAGFAGEPSGPNANGPILTPVVEQLHQYILINHLQPIPVIGHSMGGLLALMLAQAHPEDVSKLLIVDTLPFYGLVFDPAATVESVAPQAKAAHDQFVAMPNDQFAASSPLYTNRLVKDPEGQRLVSASSIASDRTVFANAMLEDLGTDLRPQLATIKTPMTLLYPYETAEGPANQVTALYTTAYAAKPNLKILRIDDSRHFIMYDQPAAFDKAVQTFLKP; this is encoded by the coding sequence ATGACCACATCCCGCACAACCTGCCGCCTCGTCATCCTCATGCTGATCCTGGCTGGCATCCTATTGTTGAAAAAGCCAGTCTTCGGCCAGGCCATCACCGCCGCGCCCACCCGCTTCTCCGTCGTCATCGAAGGCGTCGCCCCGGGCAAAGGCCCCGACGTCCTCCTTATCCCCGGCCTCGCCAGCTCCCGCGACGTCTACGCCGCCGAAGCAAAACTTCTCACCGCAACCTATCGCCTTCACCTTATACAGATCGCAGGCTTCGCTGGCGAACCCTCCGGCCCCAACGCAAACGGTCCTATCCTTACCCCCGTGGTCGAGCAGCTCCACCAGTACATCCTCATCAACCACCTCCAGCCAATCCCAGTCATCGGCCACTCCATGGGCGGCCTCTTAGCCCTCATGCTCGCCCAGGCCCATCCCGAAGACGTCAGCAAGCTCCTCATCGTTGACACCCTCCCCTTCTACGGACTCGTCTTCGATCCAGCCGCCACCGTAGAAAGCGTCGCACCCCAGGCCAAGGCTGCCCACGACCAGTTCGTCGCCATGCCCAACGACCAGTTCGCCGCATCCAGCCCCCTCTATACCAACCGGCTCGTCAAAGATCCCGAAGGCCAGCGCCTGGTCTCAGCCTCCTCCATCGCCTCCGACCGCACCGTCTTCGCCAACGCCATGCTCGAAGACCTCGGCACCGACCTCCGTCCTCAGCTAGCCACAATCAAAACTCCGATGACGCTTCTCTATCCCTATGAAACCGCGGAAGGCCCAGCCAACCAGGTCACCGCTCTCTACACCACCGCCTACGCCGCCAAGCCCAACCTGAAGATCCTCCGCATCGATGACTCCCGCCACTTCATCATGTACGACCAACCCGCCGCCTTCGACAAAGCCGTCCAGACCTTCCTCAAGCCCTGA
- a CDS encoding PP2C family protein-serine/threonine phosphatase, which yields MMISQLQQSPSRSGKTAHLRKGSNHVKPEPQATSSPRIFAEPAERECPECPYLRIFKSTVYVRNHDKSLKFYVDQLGFSIVADAHFDFDGRWVAVAPPDGSAVLALMAPRPGTENYKLIGRNTQIGFISEDINTTYELWRNRGVRFHHPPQQTIFGATVAGFYDIDGNSFELLASSQISREIERQRNNAIEKIEAERRAAQEFEIARQVQARLFPQTLPPLETLDYAGVCIQARHVGGDYYDFLSLGHGRLGLVIGDIAGKGIAGALLMANLQANLRSQFTLARDEPHTFLQSVNRLFYQNTTDSAYATVFFADYDDTARLLRYANCGHLCAIILRHNGDVERLHSTATVLGLFEEWHSPIVECQLAPGDIFTLYTDGVTESFNDSEEEFGEDRLIAALGRHSKLAPQALLSAIIDEIKTFSTHEQHDDITLIVAKCTPSKLSFAPNTTGARPI from the coding sequence ATGATGATCTCGCAACTCCAGCAATCGCCCAGCCGCAGCGGAAAAACCGCACACCTTCGCAAAGGGAGCAACCACGTGAAGCCCGAACCCCAGGCAACCTCTTCCCCCCGCATCTTCGCCGAACCAGCCGAGCGCGAGTGTCCAGAGTGCCCCTACCTGCGCATCTTCAAATCCACCGTCTACGTCCGCAACCACGACAAAAGCCTTAAGTTCTACGTCGACCAGCTCGGCTTCAGCATCGTTGCAGACGCCCACTTCGACTTCGACGGCCGCTGGGTCGCCGTCGCTCCTCCCGACGGCTCCGCAGTCCTAGCCCTCATGGCGCCCAGGCCCGGCACAGAGAACTACAAACTCATCGGTCGCAACACCCAGATCGGCTTCATCTCCGAGGACATCAACACCACATACGAACTTTGGCGCAACCGCGGCGTCCGCTTCCATCACCCGCCCCAGCAGACCATCTTCGGCGCCACCGTAGCCGGCTTTTACGACATCGACGGCAACTCCTTCGAACTCCTCGCCTCCAGCCAGATCAGCCGCGAGATCGAGCGCCAGCGCAACAACGCCATCGAAAAGATTGAGGCCGAGCGCCGCGCCGCGCAGGAGTTCGAGATCGCCCGCCAGGTTCAGGCCCGCCTCTTCCCCCAAACCCTCCCCCCGCTCGAGACCCTCGACTACGCCGGCGTCTGCATCCAGGCCCGTCACGTCGGCGGCGACTACTACGACTTCCTCTCCCTCGGTCACGGACGCCTCGGTCTCGTCATCGGCGACATCGCCGGCAAAGGCATCGCCGGCGCTCTCCTCATGGCAAACCTCCAGGCCAATCTCCGCAGCCAGTTCACCCTCGCCCGCGACGAGCCCCACACCTTCCTCCAATCCGTCAACCGCCTCTTCTACCAGAACACCACCGACAGCGCCTACGCCACCGTCTTCTTCGCCGACTACGACGACACCGCCCGCCTCCTCCGCTACGCCAACTGCGGCCACCTCTGCGCCATCATCCTCCGCCACAACGGCGACGTCGAGCGTCTCCACTCCACCGCAACCGTCCTCGGTCTCTTCGAAGAGTGGCACTCCCCCATCGTCGAATGCCAGCTCGCCCCAGGAGACATCTTCACCCTCTATACCGACGGCGTCACCGAATCCTTCAACGACTCCGAAGAGGAGTTCGGCGAAGACCGCCTCATCGCCGCTCTCGGCCGGCACTCCAAACTCGCACCCCAGGCCCTCCTCTCTGCCATCATCGACGAGATCAAGACCTTCAGCACCCACGAGCAACACGACGACATCACCCTCATCGTCGCAAAGTGCACCCCTTCAAAACTCTCCTTCGCGCCGAACACAACTGGAGCCAGGCCGATCTAG
- the pncB gene encoding nicotinate phosphoribosyltransferase: MNVNFAERAHNHNWKLDPIVRSLLDTDFYKLLMLQFIWKNFPKIHVTSEVTNRTVSVRLSDHIAMAMLVDQMEHVRGLRFRRSEIIWLAGNTFYGTRSIFEPAFLEWLERDFRLSEYTVTEHDGQIVVRFEGLWTEVTMWEVYGLALVSEMKTRAALSTLSELELDVLYAQAKTKLWEKMERLRQVPEVRISEFGTRRRHSFLWQEYVVEVMRMALGPSLSGTSNTFLAYKHDLEAMGTNAHELPMAMAALANDDEELHASQYRVLELWQKSYGGELLIMLPDTFGTTQFLAGAPDWVADWTGQRCDSKDPFVAGDEYVAWLTERGRDAKKKRLIASDGLDVEDILRLHEYFHGRIRFSAGWGTLLTNDFRGCHPRGETGLEPISLVCKLMTVGGRPAVKLSDNARKSTGPVEEIARYRRVFGSVAVMGALVTV; the protein is encoded by the coding sequence ATGAATGTTAACTTTGCGGAGCGGGCCCATAACCATAACTGGAAGCTGGACCCGATTGTGCGGTCGCTGCTGGATACGGACTTCTACAAGCTGCTGATGCTGCAGTTTATCTGGAAGAACTTTCCGAAGATCCATGTGACTTCGGAGGTTACAAACAGGACGGTGTCGGTGCGGCTGTCGGACCATATCGCGATGGCTATGCTGGTGGACCAGATGGAGCATGTGCGCGGGCTGCGGTTTCGGCGGTCGGAGATCATCTGGCTGGCGGGAAATACGTTCTATGGGACGCGGTCGATCTTTGAGCCGGCGTTTCTGGAGTGGCTGGAGAGGGACTTTCGGCTGTCGGAGTACACGGTGACGGAGCACGATGGCCAGATTGTGGTGCGGTTTGAGGGGCTGTGGACCGAGGTGACGATGTGGGAGGTCTATGGGCTGGCGCTGGTGAGTGAGATGAAGACTCGGGCGGCGTTGAGTACGCTGAGCGAGCTGGAGCTGGATGTTTTGTATGCGCAGGCGAAGACGAAGCTCTGGGAGAAGATGGAACGGTTGCGGCAGGTGCCGGAGGTAAGGATCTCGGAGTTTGGGACGCGGCGCCGGCATAGTTTTTTGTGGCAGGAGTATGTGGTTGAGGTGATGCGGATGGCGCTGGGGCCGAGTCTGTCGGGTACGTCGAATACTTTTCTTGCTTACAAGCATGACCTGGAGGCGATGGGGACCAACGCGCATGAGCTGCCGATGGCGATGGCGGCGTTGGCGAACGATGATGAGGAGTTGCATGCGTCGCAGTATCGCGTGTTGGAGCTTTGGCAGAAGAGCTATGGCGGCGAGTTGCTGATTATGCTGCCGGATACGTTTGGGACGACGCAGTTCTTGGCTGGAGCTCCGGATTGGGTGGCGGACTGGACGGGGCAGCGGTGCGATAGTAAGGACCCTTTTGTTGCTGGGGATGAGTATGTTGCGTGGCTGACGGAGCGGGGCAGGGATGCGAAGAAGAAACGGCTGATCGCGTCCGATGGGTTGGATGTGGAGGATATTCTGCGGCTGCATGAGTACTTTCATGGACGGATACGTTTTAGCGCTGGTTGGGGGACGTTGCTGACGAATGATTTTCGTGGATGTCATCCGCGGGGAGAGACTGGGCTGGAGCCGATTAGCCTGGTGTGCAAGCTGATGACGGTGGGGGGGCGGCCGGCGGTGAAGCTGTCGGATAATGCGCGGAAGTCTACTGGGCCGGTAGAGGAGATTGCTCGGTATCGGCGGGTGTTTGGGAGTGTGGCGGTGATGGGGGCTTTGGTTACGGTTTAA
- a CDS encoding nuclease, with protein MGLVRIAAAMALLPVMTVQQSLAWGREGHMMINRLAGAALPSDVPEFLRSKQGLDALEYYGPEPDRWKSPLEPELNAAGFPEHYIDLEWADLIGELPRKRYDYVRALEFAQKSHLDLALTPEKVGLQPYVTAEVWERLKSAMRDYRKLKEDHKDTKPSECEIVFLAGWLGHYVADGSQPLHTTIQYNGWTGPNPNGYTTEHKIHALFESAFVSANVKPGEVAPLIAEKPVVLGDVFTDYMAYLRHTNSLVERTYQLEKTGAFAGAGTPEGKAFAEERLAAGATELRDMIYSAWVKSTEPLPPSKYAD; from the coding sequence ATGGGTTTGGTGAGGATTGCGGCTGCAATGGCTTTGCTGCCGGTGATGACAGTTCAGCAGAGTTTGGCGTGGGGCAGGGAGGGGCACATGATGATCAACCGATTGGCAGGGGCTGCGCTGCCGTCGGACGTGCCGGAGTTTTTGCGATCGAAGCAAGGGCTGGATGCGCTGGAATACTACGGGCCCGAGCCGGATCGGTGGAAGTCGCCGCTGGAGCCTGAGTTGAATGCGGCGGGTTTTCCGGAACACTACATCGATCTGGAGTGGGCGGACCTGATTGGGGAGCTGCCGCGGAAACGGTATGACTATGTGCGTGCGCTTGAGTTTGCGCAGAAGTCGCATCTGGATCTGGCGCTGACGCCGGAGAAGGTTGGGCTGCAGCCTTATGTAACCGCTGAAGTGTGGGAGCGGTTGAAGAGCGCTATGCGGGATTATCGGAAGCTGAAGGAAGACCACAAAGATACAAAACCTTCAGAGTGCGAGATTGTGTTTCTGGCGGGATGGCTGGGGCACTATGTCGCGGATGGGTCGCAGCCGCTGCATACGACGATTCAGTACAACGGGTGGACGGGGCCGAATCCGAATGGGTATACGACCGAGCACAAGATTCATGCGCTGTTCGAGTCTGCTTTTGTGTCTGCCAATGTGAAGCCGGGTGAGGTTGCTCCTTTGATTGCGGAGAAGCCGGTGGTGCTGGGGGATGTGTTTACCGACTACATGGCCTATCTGCGGCATACGAACTCACTGGTAGAGAGGACGTATCAGCTGGAGAAGACTGGTGCGTTTGCTGGCGCGGGAACACCGGAGGGGAAGGCATTTGCTGAGGAGAGGCTGGCGGCTGGCGCTACGGAGTTGCGGGACATGATCTATTCCGCGTGGGTGAAGAGCACTGAGCCGTTGCCGCCATCGAAGTATGCGGACTAG